One segment of Brassica napus cultivar Da-Ae chromosome C3, Da-Ae, whole genome shotgun sequence DNA contains the following:
- the LOC106386860 gene encoding actin-depolymerizing factor 4 — translation MANAASGMAVHDDCKLRFLELKAKRTHRFIVYKIEEKQKQVVVEKVGEPVLSYEDFAASLPAEECRYAIYDFDFVTTENCQKSKIFFIAWCPDVAKVRSKMIYASSKDRFKRELDGIQVELQATDPTEMDLDVFKSRVN, via the exons ATG GCTAATGCGGCTTCGGGGATGGCAGTCCATGATGACTGCAAGCTCAGGTTTCTCGAACTCAAGGCCAAAAGGACTCACCGTTTCATTGTTTACAAGATCGAGGAGAAGCAGAAGCAAGTGGTTGTTGAGAAAGTTGGCGAACCTGTTCTATCCTACGAGGACTTTGCTGCTAGCCTCCCTGCTGAAGAATGCCGTTACGCCATTTATGATTTCGACTTTGTCACTACTGAGAACTGCCAGAAGAGCAAGATTTTCTTCATTGCTTG GTGTCCGGATGTAGCAAAGGTGAGAAGCAAGATGATCTACGCGAGCTCCAAGGACAGGTTCAAGCGTGAGCTTGATGGGATTCAAGTGGAGCTTCAGGCAACTGATCCAACTGAGATGGATCTTGATGTTTTCAAAAGCCGCGTCAACTAA